From Demequina capsici, one genomic window encodes:
- a CDS encoding MFS transporter, translating into MDTTPDPRRWWGLAAIGLAQLMVVLDMTIVNIAMPTAQADLGISDADRQWIITAYTLAFGGLLLLGGRMGDVFGRKRIMIIGLAGFAAASAFGGLSQTFAMLIIARALQGMFAALLAPAALSMLNVTFTEPRERARALGVYGAIAGGGAAIGLMLGGLLTQYVDWRWTLTVNVPIAVVAIIGTVMFLHDHSTHGIHAKLDVPGAVLATGGLLAIVYGLSEAEQNGWTSTLVLSMFAIGAVLLTAFILVERRTPHALLPLHLMRDRNRAGALLTVGLTQIGMFGVFLFLTYYLQGVQGFSPMKTGFAFLPMVLGMMSGAVGISARLLPRVGPRRLMLPGMLIAASALAFLTQIQVDSSYWLHIFPGLIALGLGMGMTFMPSMATATGGVRGTDAGVVSATLNTTQQVGGSIGIALLNTVAATATANWIADNAATTPAEMAQAAVHGFTTAMWISVSAVLLAALTAAILINVRPTHGRGSTPVAPATGVPANDQAVAVTAASHEGGPAEMRP; encoded by the coding sequence ATGGACACCACACCCGATCCCCGCCGTTGGTGGGGTCTCGCCGCCATCGGGCTGGCGCAGCTCATGGTCGTGCTCGACATGACCATCGTCAACATCGCGATGCCCACCGCGCAGGCGGACCTGGGCATCTCCGACGCCGATCGCCAGTGGATCATCACGGCGTACACGCTCGCCTTCGGGGGCCTCCTGCTCCTCGGCGGACGCATGGGCGACGTCTTCGGACGCAAGCGCATCATGATCATCGGCCTCGCCGGATTCGCGGCCGCCTCGGCCTTCGGTGGACTCTCGCAGACGTTCGCGATGCTCATCATCGCCCGTGCCCTCCAGGGCATGTTCGCGGCGCTGCTCGCCCCGGCGGCCCTGTCCATGCTGAACGTCACGTTCACCGAACCGCGCGAGCGGGCCAGGGCGCTCGGCGTCTACGGCGCCATCGCCGGCGGTGGCGCCGCGATCGGTCTCATGCTCGGCGGCCTGCTCACGCAGTACGTCGACTGGCGCTGGACCCTCACGGTCAACGTGCCCATCGCGGTCGTCGCGATCATCGGCACCGTCATGTTCCTGCACGACCACAGCACGCACGGCATCCATGCCAAGCTCGACGTCCCCGGCGCCGTGCTCGCCACCGGTGGCCTGCTCGCGATCGTGTACGGCCTCAGCGAGGCCGAGCAGAACGGCTGGACCTCCACGCTCGTGCTCTCCATGTTCGCGATCGGCGCGGTGCTGCTCACCGCGTTCATCCTGGTGGAGCGCCGCACCCCGCACGCCCTGCTGCCGCTGCACCTGATGCGTGACCGCAACCGCGCGGGAGCGCTGCTCACCGTCGGACTCACCCAGATCGGCATGTTCGGCGTGTTCCTGTTCCTCACCTACTACCTGCAGGGCGTCCAGGGCTTCTCCCCCATGAAGACCGGCTTCGCGTTCCTGCCCATGGTGCTCGGGATGATGTCCGGCGCGGTCGGCATCTCCGCCCGCCTGCTGCCTCGTGTGGGACCCCGTCGCCTGATGCTGCCCGGCATGCTCATCGCCGCGTCGGCGCTCGCCTTCCTCACGCAGATCCAGGTCGACTCGTCGTACTGGCTGCACATCTTCCCCGGCCTCATCGCCCTCGGGCTCGGCATGGGCATGACCTTCATGCCCTCCATGGCGACCGCGACAGGCGGCGTCCGTGGGACCGACGCGGGCGTGGTGTCGGCCACGCTCAACACGACCCAGCAGGTCGGTGGCTCCATCGGGATCGCCCTGCTGAACACCGTCGCGGCCACGGCCACCGCGAACTGGATCGCCGACAACGCCGCCACGACCCCCGCCGAGATGGCGCAGGCAGCGGTGCACGGCTTCACCACGGCCATGTGGATCTCCGTCAGCGCGGTCCTGCTGGCAGCGCTCACCGCGGCGATCCTCATCAACGTGCGTCCCACGCACGGCCGCGGCTCGACGCCCGTCGCCCCCGCGACCGGCGTCCCGGCCAACGACCAGGCGGTGGCCGTCACCGCCGCCTCCCACGAGGGCGGGCCCGCAGAGATGCGCCCCTGA
- a CDS encoding heavy metal translocating P-type ATPase produces MGGLLRRNLEMIVLILSGVLLAAGGIAWWASAADTARWLWIADTLLGLVFALAATLQAARQHRPTVDIIAVLALAGALAVDEPLAGAIITLMLATGQVLEAMADARARRELSLLTARAPRTATRVTADGLVEIAVADVVIGDRLLVRPGEVVPVDGRLAQDSTFDESALTGEPVPVERPAGEDVRSGVVNVAGPAEILTTTTAETSTYAALVRLVEAAQATSAPFVRTADRWAIAFVPLTLVLAGVAWAASADPVRAVAVLVVATPCPLLLAAPIAIVSGLSRAARLGVVVKGGGALEQLARGKVVLVDKTGTLTRGRPELADVITAPGYDADLALRLAASVDQLSAHVLAGPIVEAARARGLDLAMPADVIETHGQGVEGVVDGRRTRVGRYSWIAGPSPERWIRRVRRRADLDGSASSLVEVDGAVVAALLLRDPIRPDAPRMVRALRAAGVTRVVLATGDRADVGTAVGRIVGVDQVLADCTPEDKLAALGREAAHGATIMVGDGINDAPALAAADVGVALAARGATASSEAADVVLTVDRIDALADAMAVAKRSRRIALQAVGVGMGLSLLAMIAAAWGLLAPTVGAALQEVIDLLAIAIALRAVLPGRLHSVALSADDRATLAALHEEHDNVAPLVERVATVADALSAHEPDVGAAVALVHALETELLPHERADEERLVPLVARARGTDEAVAALSRTHAEIEHQVGRLRRLLDGIDGDPEPDDIVELRRMLYGLYGVLRLHNAQEDEDAFSLMPARG; encoded by the coding sequence ATGGGCGGTCTGCTCCGGCGCAACCTCGAGATGATCGTGCTGATCCTCTCGGGAGTCCTCCTGGCCGCGGGCGGGATCGCCTGGTGGGCATCCGCCGCTGACACGGCCCGGTGGCTCTGGATCGCAGACACGCTGCTGGGCCTTGTCTTCGCGCTCGCGGCCACCCTTCAGGCGGCCCGGCAGCATCGGCCCACGGTCGACATCATCGCGGTGCTGGCCCTGGCCGGCGCGCTCGCGGTGGACGAGCCGCTGGCCGGCGCGATCATCACGCTCATGCTTGCCACCGGCCAGGTGCTGGAGGCGATGGCCGATGCTCGGGCGCGGCGCGAGCTGAGCCTCCTGACGGCCCGGGCGCCGCGCACCGCCACGCGCGTCACGGCGGACGGTCTCGTTGAGATCGCCGTCGCTGACGTCGTGATCGGCGATCGGCTGCTGGTGAGGCCAGGCGAGGTGGTGCCGGTCGACGGACGGCTCGCTCAGGACTCCACGTTCGACGAGTCGGCCCTCACAGGGGAGCCTGTGCCGGTCGAGCGGCCGGCGGGCGAGGACGTGCGCTCCGGCGTCGTCAACGTCGCGGGCCCTGCCGAGATCCTCACCACCACGACTGCGGAGACGTCGACGTACGCCGCGCTGGTGCGCCTGGTCGAGGCCGCGCAGGCCACGTCGGCCCCGTTCGTCCGCACGGCCGACAGGTGGGCGATCGCGTTCGTCCCGCTCACCCTGGTGCTGGCTGGCGTGGCGTGGGCGGCGTCCGCCGACCCGGTGCGAGCCGTCGCGGTGCTCGTGGTCGCCACCCCCTGCCCGCTCCTGCTGGCCGCGCCGATCGCGATCGTGTCGGGGCTGTCGCGGGCGGCGCGCCTGGGCGTCGTCGTCAAGGGGGGCGGAGCGCTCGAGCAGCTGGCGCGCGGCAAGGTGGTGCTGGTGGACAAGACCGGCACCCTCACGCGAGGTCGGCCCGAGCTTGCGGACGTGATCACCGCCCCCGGATACGACGCCGATCTCGCGTTGCGGCTCGCCGCCTCGGTGGACCAGTTGTCCGCGCACGTGCTCGCCGGGCCGATCGTCGAGGCGGCCAGAGCGCGCGGGCTCGACCTCGCGATGCCCGCGGACGTGATCGAGACGCACGGGCAGGGCGTCGAGGGTGTCGTCGACGGGCGGCGCACACGGGTGGGCCGCTACTCGTGGATCGCGGGACCGTCCCCCGAGCGATGGATCCGACGGGTCCGCAGGCGTGCCGACCTGGACGGCTCCGCGAGCTCGCTCGTCGAGGTGGACGGCGCCGTGGTGGCCGCGCTGCTGCTGCGGGACCCGATCAGGCCCGACGCTCCCCGCATGGTCCGCGCCCTGCGTGCGGCCGGCGTGACGCGCGTCGTCCTCGCCACGGGGGACCGGGCCGACGTGGGCACCGCCGTGGGCCGCATCGTCGGCGTGGACCAGGTGCTCGCCGACTGCACCCCCGAGGACAAGCTGGCGGCGCTCGGTCGGGAGGCCGCGCACGGCGCGACGATCATGGTGGGCGACGGCATCAACGATGCGCCGGCGCTTGCCGCCGCCGACGTGGGGGTCGCCCTCGCTGCGCGAGGCGCGACGGCGTCGTCGGAGGCGGCTGACGTGGTTCTCACGGTGGACAGGATCGATGCGCTCGCGGACGCGATGGCAGTGGCGAAGCGCTCGCGACGGATAGCCCTACAGGCGGTCGGCGTGGGGATGGGGCTGTCGCTGCTGGCGATGATCGCCGCAGCGTGGGGGCTGCTTGCGCCGACGGTGGGCGCGGCGCTCCAGGAGGTGATCGACCTGCTGGCGATCGCGATCGCGCTGCGGGCGGTGCTGCCGGGGCGGCTGCACTCCGTGGCGCTGAGCGCGGACGATCGCGCGACTCTCGCGGCGCTGCATGAGGAGCATGACAACGTCGCGCCGCTCGTGGAGAGGGTGGCGACCGTGGCAGATGCGCTGTCCGCGCACGAGCCCGACGTGGGCGCGGCGGTCGCGCTGGTGCATGCGCTGGAGACCGAGCTGCTGCCGCACGAGCGCGCTGACGAGGAACGGCTGGTGCCTCTGGTCGCGAGGGCGCGCGGCACCGACGAGGCGGTGGCGGCGCTCAGCCGCACGCATGCGGAGATCGAGCATCAGGTGGGCAGGTTGCGGCGGCTGCTCGATGGCATCGACGGCGACCCGGAGCCGGACGACATCGTGGAGCTGCGCCGCATGCTCTATGGGCTCTACGGGGTGCTGCGCCTGCACAACGCCCAGGAGGACGAGGATGCGTTCAGCCTGATGCCCGCGCGTGGGTGA
- a CDS encoding TetR/AcrR family transcriptional regulator has protein sequence MTSDIETGLRQRKKRARRAALVDAAQTLVLEHGLDAVTVEEISARAGVSGRTFFNYFDSKDEAVLGLPSAEVDADVAAEFTAGGPTGDPFTDLVYVAQSLVTGLAASTDGMLRSLALVRAEPRLLAQQIAWFDAQKASFSSLLEQRIASGAASADAVLGSSMLMLMLQNVATEWGRDGSTDDPEEILDSVIERLTLLVPSARFAD, from the coding sequence ATGACGAGCGACATCGAGACCGGGCTGCGGCAGCGCAAGAAGCGGGCCCGTCGCGCTGCTCTCGTGGACGCTGCGCAGACGCTGGTGCTGGAGCACGGCCTCGACGCCGTCACCGTCGAGGAGATCAGCGCCAGAGCCGGAGTCTCGGGCCGCACCTTCTTCAACTACTTCGACTCCAAGGATGAGGCGGTGCTCGGACTTCCGAGCGCCGAGGTCGATGCGGACGTCGCGGCGGAGTTCACCGCCGGCGGTCCCACGGGTGACCCGTTCACCGACCTCGTGTATGTGGCGCAGTCGCTCGTCACGGGGCTCGCCGCGTCCACCGACGGGATGCTGCGCAGCCTCGCGCTCGTCCGAGCGGAGCCGAGGCTGCTCGCGCAGCAGATCGCGTGGTTCGATGCGCAGAAGGCGTCGTTCTCGTCGCTGCTCGAGCAGCGGATCGCGTCCGGCGCCGCGTCGGCCGATGCCGTGCTCGGCAGCAGCATGCTCATGCTGATGCTCCAGAACGTCGCCACCGAGTGGGGCCGCGACGGCTCCACCGACGACCCCGAGGAGATCCTCGATTCCGTGATCGAGCGGCTCACGCTGCTCGTCCCGTCGGCACGGTTCGCCGACTGA
- a CDS encoding MDR family MFS transporter, with translation MSDITEAPVATTEAPPDKPLIELTQRTIWLIFGALMASMLLSSLDQTIVSTAMPTIVGELHGVEHQGWVVTAYILAIAIVMPLYGKFGDQWGRRWPFMIAVVLFTTGSLLGGLAQNFPELVAARAVQGLGGGGLMILSQAIIADIVPASQRGRYMGPMGALFGISAVVGPLLGGWLTDGPGWRWTFWINVPVGIAAVVVAWFALRLPTHRSDRPIDWAGILTMVLGTTGIVMLTSWKSLGHEGYDWSDPMLSGLAILTALAVAAFIVVENRAAEPLIPLRLFKNTTFTITTLIGLVLGMGMFSAIAMLPTFLQMSTGAGITESGFLMLPMMAGMMLTAIGSGFLISSSGRYKIFPVVGLAITAGGIAWLTQISGDMSMVLFGAMIFVLGAGIGLVMQTIVLAVQNSVDPHEVGTATSSNNFFREIGAAVGTALFTTIFTSRLADNFAALAASAPADQGAGGSFDGASLTPEFVQSLPEPLHTGVVDAFTNALAPSFWYLVPLVVVGFVLTLFLREVKLSDEAGMVARGEAVAAGGH, from the coding sequence ATGTCGGACATCACCGAGGCCCCGGTGGCCACCACCGAGGCTCCACCTGACAAGCCGCTCATCGAGCTCACGCAGCGCACCATCTGGCTCATCTTCGGCGCGCTCATGGCGAGCATGCTGCTGTCCTCGCTCGACCAGACGATCGTGAGCACCGCCATGCCGACGATCGTCGGCGAGCTGCACGGCGTCGAGCATCAGGGGTGGGTGGTCACCGCCTACATCCTGGCGATCGCGATCGTGATGCCGCTGTACGGGAAGTTCGGCGATCAGTGGGGCCGGCGCTGGCCGTTCATGATCGCGGTGGTGCTGTTCACCACGGGTTCGCTGCTGGGCGGTCTGGCCCAGAACTTCCCCGAGCTCGTGGCGGCGCGCGCCGTGCAGGGGCTGGGCGGCGGCGGTCTGATGATCCTGTCGCAGGCGATCATCGCGGACATCGTGCCGGCGTCGCAACGCGGACGTTACATGGGCCCGATGGGTGCGCTGTTCGGCATCTCCGCGGTCGTCGGCCCGCTGCTCGGCGGCTGGCTCACCGATGGGCCCGGCTGGCGCTGGACGTTCTGGATCAACGTGCCTGTCGGCATCGCCGCGGTGGTCGTCGCGTGGTTCGCGCTCCGCCTCCCGACCCACCGGTCCGACAGGCCGATCGACTGGGCGGGCATCCTCACGATGGTGCTGGGCACCACCGGCATCGTCATGCTCACGAGCTGGAAGTCGCTCGGCCACGAGGGCTACGACTGGTCGGATCCGATGCTGTCCGGGCTGGCCATCCTCACCGCCTTGGCCGTCGCGGCGTTCATCGTCGTCGAGAACCGCGCCGCGGAGCCGCTGATCCCGCTCCGGCTGTTCAAGAACACCACCTTCACCATCACCACCCTGATCGGCCTGGTGCTGGGCATGGGCATGTTCTCCGCGATCGCGATGCTGCCCACGTTCCTGCAGATGTCCACCGGCGCGGGCATCACCGAATCCGGCTTCCTCATGCTGCCGATGATGGCGGGCATGATGCTCACGGCGATCGGCTCGGGCTTCCTCATCAGCTCGAGCGGCCGCTACAAGATCTTCCCCGTGGTGGGGCTGGCGATCACCGCGGGCGGCATCGCGTGGCTCACCCAGATCTCGGGCGACATGTCCATGGTGCTGTTCGGGGCGATGATCTTCGTGCTCGGCGCGGGCATCGGTCTGGTCATGCAGACGATCGTGCTGGCCGTGCAGAACTCGGTGGACCCGCACGAGGTGGGCACGGCCACGAGCTCGAACAACTTCTTCCGCGAGATCGGCGCCGCGGTCGGCACCGCGCTGTTCACCACGATCTTCACGTCGCGCCTCGCCGACAACTTCGCGGCGCTGGCGGCATCCGCACCTGCGGACCAGGGGGCGGGCGGCTCGTTCGACGGCGCCAGCCTCACCCCCGAGTTCGTGCAGTCGTTGCCCGAGCCGCTCCACACGGGAGTGGTCGACGCGTTCACGAACGCGCTCGCGCCGTCGTTCTGGTACCTCGTGCCGCTCGTCGTCGTCGGCTTCGTCCTCACGCTCTTCCTGCGTGAGGTGAAGCTGTCCGACGAAGCCGGCATGGTCGCGCGCGGTGAGGCCGTCGCGGCCGGGGGTCACTGA
- a CDS encoding MarR family winged helix-turn-helix transcriptional regulator, giving the protein MDDAAAPIAPLTPEQDDFARALARAVLYIPRSFTADLGRDLGMTSTEFFTLAHLSDAPCGRARMGDLALATALSLSATTRVGGQLARAGYVTKVRAADDGRGWEAHLTQAGRDQLARAYPHRVASLRHRVFDRLQGVDLEPLTRALDSIVADD; this is encoded by the coding sequence GTGGACGACGCCGCCGCTCCGATCGCCCCCCTGACCCCCGAGCAGGACGATTTCGCGCGCGCCCTCGCGCGCGCCGTCCTCTACATCCCGCGATCATTCACCGCCGACCTGGGCCGGGATCTCGGCATGACCAGCACCGAGTTCTTCACCCTCGCGCACCTCTCCGACGCCCCCTGCGGACGCGCCCGGATGGGTGATCTCGCGCTCGCCACGGCGCTCAGCCTCAGCGCGACCACGCGCGTCGGCGGGCAGCTCGCCCGCGCCGGCTATGTGACCAAGGTTCGCGCGGCCGACGATGGACGCGGCTGGGAGGCGCACCTCACCCAGGCAGGCCGCGACCAGCTCGCGCGGGCGTACCCGCACCGTGTCGCTAGCCTGCGCCACCGAGTCTTCGACCGCCTGCAGGGCGTCGACCTCGAGCCGCTCACGCGAGCGCTCGACAGCATCGTCGCCGACGACTGA
- a CDS encoding NAD(P)/FAD-dependent oxidoreductase, whose protein sequence is MKLLEPGAIGSMELKNRVFMAPMGTTTEPDGSFHERSIRYYEERARGGFGLIITGANQVTTEYEQKACNIIGTDRSMEQMKELVNRIHTAGAKLCIQITPGLGRMQLPYAAEVAPLAASAVESYWFPGLMCEPLSVEQIQHLVAKMGEGAAFAKAAGADAVEIHGYGGYLIDQFSSALWNKREDEYGGDLKGRMKFGLDIVKSVRDAVGPDFPILYKYTPYHGVPGGRELEEGLEQTRLIQEAGVDGLHVDMGCYEAWYKAIPTVYQPIALQAWLAAEVKKIATVPVLTVGKLNDPAVAEDVLQTGKGDFIGLGHGSLAEPNWVNKVAENKAYDITPCIGCNECLFSGFKGGNYVCAVNPTCFAEDMNPIEPVTEPQRALVLGGGPGGMEFAITAAGRGVEVELWEKGPRLGGTLYAAGGPSFKKDVKDYADVMVNRVYRSDVVVKTMKDATAEEILAGGWDKVVLATGARHTMPPIPGIESASVVRANDLLTGRVGYGRKVVVIGAGLVGCEAAAMIAQTADTVTVVEMEEKILATVEHCRNNELALAQLLEDSQIEFVTGARVAQITDDGLTYSKDGADTTIDADTVVIAAGYTPNDELLAALEGKVDVSVIGDAVEADSILSAVHGGFQLARTLGTELPLLTAADLAGIAPVAAD, encoded by the coding sequence ATGAAGTTGCTCGAACCCGGCGCCATCGGCTCGATGGAGCTCAAGAACCGCGTATTCATGGCCCCCATGGGCACCACCACCGAACCGGACGGCTCGTTCCATGAGCGCTCCATCCGCTACTACGAGGAGCGGGCCCGCGGCGGCTTCGGCCTCATCATCACCGGCGCCAACCAGGTGACCACCGAGTACGAGCAGAAGGCCTGCAACATCATCGGCACCGACCGGTCGATGGAGCAGATGAAGGAGCTCGTCAACCGCATCCACACGGCTGGCGCCAAGCTCTGCATCCAGATCACCCCGGGCCTGGGACGCATGCAACTGCCCTACGCGGCCGAGGTCGCACCGCTCGCCGCCAGCGCCGTCGAGTCCTACTGGTTCCCGGGCCTCATGTGCGAGCCGCTGAGCGTCGAGCAGATCCAGCACCTCGTCGCCAAGATGGGCGAGGGCGCCGCGTTTGCCAAGGCCGCGGGCGCCGATGCCGTCGAGATCCACGGCTACGGCGGCTACCTGATCGACCAGTTCAGCTCGGCGCTGTGGAACAAGCGCGAGGACGAGTACGGCGGCGACCTCAAGGGCCGCATGAAGTTCGGCCTGGACATCGTGAAGTCCGTGCGCGACGCGGTCGGCCCGGACTTCCCGATCCTCTACAAGTACACTCCGTACCACGGCGTTCCCGGCGGTCGCGAGCTTGAGGAGGGCCTGGAGCAGACCCGCCTGATCCAGGAGGCCGGCGTCGACGGACTGCACGTCGACATGGGCTGCTATGAGGCCTGGTACAAGGCCATCCCGACCGTCTACCAGCCCATCGCCCTGCAGGCCTGGCTCGCCGCCGAGGTGAAGAAGATCGCCACCGTGCCCGTGCTCACCGTCGGCAAGCTCAACGACCCTGCCGTCGCCGAGGACGTCCTGCAGACCGGCAAGGGCGACTTCATCGGCCTGGGCCACGGCTCGCTCGCCGAGCCGAACTGGGTGAACAAGGTCGCCGAGAACAAGGCGTACGACATCACGCCCTGCATCGGCTGCAACGAGTGCCTGTTCTCAGGCTTCAAGGGCGGCAACTACGTGTGCGCCGTCAACCCGACGTGCTTCGCGGAGGACATGAACCCGATCGAGCCCGTCACCGAGCCCCAGCGCGCGCTCGTGCTCGGCGGAGGTCCCGGTGGCATGGAGTTCGCCATCACCGCCGCGGGGCGCGGCGTCGAGGTCGAGCTGTGGGAGAAGGGCCCCCGCCTGGGTGGCACCCTCTACGCGGCCGGCGGTCCGTCGTTCAAGAAGGACGTCAAGGACTACGCCGACGTGATGGTGAACCGCGTGTACCGGTCCGACGTGGTGGTGAAGACCATGAAGGACGCCACCGCTGAGGAGATCCTCGCAGGCGGCTGGGACAAGGTCGTGCTCGCGACCGGCGCCCGCCACACGATGCCCCCGATCCCGGGCATCGAGAGCGCCTCCGTGGTCAGGGCCAACGACCTGCTCACCGGCCGGGTCGGGTACGGCAGGAAGGTCGTCGTCATCGGTGCGGGACTCGTCGGCTGCGAGGCGGCCGCGATGATCGCGCAGACCGCCGACACCGTCACCGTGGTCGAGATGGAGGAGAAGATCCTCGCCACCGTCGAGCACTGCCGCAACAACGAGCTCGCGCTCGCGCAGCTGCTTGAGGACTCTCAGATCGAGTTCGTGACCGGCGCCCGCGTGGCGCAGATCACCGATGATGGCCTCACCTACAGCAAGGATGGTGCCGACACCACGATCGACGCCGACACCGTGGTGATCGCCGCCGGCTACACGCCGAACGACGAGCTGCTCGCTGCGCTCGAAGGCAAGGTGGACGTCTCCGTCATCGGCGACGCCGTCGAGGCCGACAGCATCCTGTCCGCGGTGCATGGCGGCTTCCAGCTCGCCCGCACCCTGGGCACCGAGCTGCCGCTTCTCACCGCGGCGGACCTCGCTGGGATCGCTCCCGTCGCCGCCGACTGA
- a CDS encoding LacI family DNA-binding transcriptional regulator — translation MTASRPRRPTSADVARAAGVSRATVSFVLNDTPSQTISPATREAVLRAAEELGYMPSPHAAALRSGRSRLVLTLVPHWASSPTVMRYLELTGSHLAEHGLLTVTHIERSAPLRDLLTAVHPAAVISLVPLEPDESELLARAGIAEVHGYIADFPDKTPSVTLNQQHMGRAQAGHLLDRGFDRLVYVSGPRIGHPVRPAGRLEGARAEAAERGSLPVAAFSYTDTASLDAAIATWLGLPGRVGVCAFDDDTALEVLARLREHGADIPGHVGVVGMDDIRAGEFSEPALTTIRPDLDPQARAVAHATLSALGISVDDESPVGSTTAQVAAVVQRATT, via the coding sequence ATGACCGCGTCGCGACCGCGCCGCCCCACCAGCGCCGACGTCGCCCGTGCGGCCGGGGTGTCACGCGCGACGGTGAGCTTCGTGCTCAACGACACCCCGTCGCAGACGATCTCTCCCGCCACGCGCGAGGCCGTGCTGCGCGCCGCCGAGGAGCTCGGCTACATGCCGTCGCCCCATGCCGCCGCGCTGCGTTCGGGCCGGTCGAGGCTGGTGCTCACGCTCGTCCCGCACTGGGCCTCAAGCCCGACGGTCATGCGCTACCTGGAGCTCACAGGGAGCCACCTGGCCGAGCACGGCCTGCTCACCGTCACGCACATCGAGCGATCGGCGCCGCTCCGTGACCTCCTCACGGCCGTGCATCCCGCGGCCGTCATCAGCCTCGTCCCGCTCGAGCCCGACGAGTCGGAGCTGCTGGCACGCGCGGGGATCGCGGAGGTCCACGGCTACATCGCCGACTTCCCGGACAAGACGCCGAGCGTGACCCTCAACCAGCAGCACATGGGTCGCGCGCAGGCCGGGCACCTGCTCGACCGCGGCTTCGACCGGCTGGTGTACGTCTCCGGACCGCGCATCGGTCATCCGGTGCGTCCGGCGGGGCGGCTCGAGGGGGCACGCGCCGAGGCGGCGGAACGCGGCTCGCTCCCCGTGGCGGCCTTCTCCTACACGGACACGGCATCCCTGGACGCCGCGATCGCCACATGGCTGGGGCTCCCCGGTCGCGTCGGCGTGTGCGCGTTCGACGACGACACCGCGCTCGAGGTGCTCGCCCGCCTTCGGGAGCACGGCGCAGATATCCCTGGCCACGTGGGCGTGGTGGGCATGGACGACATCCGTGCGGGAGAGTTCAGCGAGCCCGCGCTCACGACCATCCGGCCCGACCTGGACCCCCAGGCACGCGCGGTGGCGCACGCCACGCTCTCCGCGCTGGGGATCAGCGTGGACGATGAATCCCCCGTGGGTTCCACGACCGCGCAGGTTGCCGCAGTGGTGCAACGCGCCACCACCTGA